The following proteins come from a genomic window of Trueperaceae bacterium:
- a CDS encoding TetR/AcrR family transcriptional regulator, giving the protein MEVDSRGSPAEDHRIRRTRRLLADALVELTLERPFETITVRDLTERANIGYATFFRHYSGKVELLRAMLKEVLAELLELLEPHLGEDPAQASLVVFRHARLHADLYRLLLRTAGAIELLPEAIRVGVATTSRSYRARSDSMIPFEIAAEHLVRSFVNLIDWWLENDLPYSAERMAEIYGAMIIEPLESKALERRTAEEVAATRAPVRPRNR; this is encoded by the coding sequence TTGGAAGTCGACAGCAGGGGGTCACCGGCAGAGGACCACAGGATCCGCCGCACTCGTAGGTTGCTGGCCGACGCCCTCGTCGAGCTCACCCTCGAGCGGCCGTTCGAGACGATCACCGTGCGCGACCTGACGGAGCGCGCCAACATCGGTTACGCGACGTTCTTCCGGCACTATTCCGGAAAGGTCGAGCTCCTTCGGGCGATGCTGAAGGAGGTACTGGCCGAACTCCTCGAACTCCTCGAACCGCACCTGGGCGAAGACCCGGCACAGGCGAGCCTCGTGGTGTTCCGGCACGCGCGTCTGCACGCCGACCTCTACCGCCTGCTGCTGCGCACGGCCGGAGCTATCGAACTGCTGCCCGAAGCGATCCGGGTAGGCGTGGCGACCACGAGTCGCAGCTACCGCGCCAGGAGCGACAGCATGATCCCCTTCGAGATCGCCGCGGAGCACCTCGTGCGCTCGTTCGTGAACCTTATCGACTGGTGGCTGGAGAACGACCTCCCCTACTCGGCGGAGCGGATGGCCGAGATATATGGCGCGATGATCATAGAACCACTGGAAAGCAAGGCACTGGAGCGCCGGACGGCGGAGGAGGTCGCGGCCACGCGCGCGCCGGTTCGCCCCCGCAACCGCTGA
- a CDS encoding GNAT family N-acetyltransferase, which translates to MLSSDATYRLERFSDPAAFRARAWQLLLAREATHCLQLGILGGIETGEWPDPFLGVVSRHLAPALVAMRTPPHNLLLSKSDDLAALEPLLSALDPGLGGVLGPREVADAFAHAWTRGTGARAELTFRQRIYRLERVEPVRGVEGRGRSAGEEDRPLLEEWMAAFLREALPAKRTDARTTLNRWLNRSGSELRIWEAGGQPVAMAGAGSRTPHGVRISAVYTPPSHRRNGYASALVAELSQRQLDSGRSFCFLFTDLANPTSNRIYQALGYRPDSVAHEYRFIRRRRSWPSTGETMAGKPDAGRAEG; encoded by the coding sequence ATGCTGTCTTCCGACGCGACCTATCGGCTCGAACGCTTCTCCGACCCTGCCGCCTTCCGGGCCAGGGCATGGCAACTGCTGCTGGCGAGGGAGGCCACCCACTGTCTGCAACTGGGGATACTCGGCGGTATCGAAACCGGCGAGTGGCCGGACCCCTTCCTCGGCGTCGTGAGCCGGCATCTCGCCCCTGCGCTGGTCGCGATGCGGACGCCACCACACAACCTGCTGCTGTCGAAGAGCGACGACCTCGCTGCGCTCGAGCCCCTGCTGAGTGCCCTCGACCCTGGACTCGGCGGGGTCCTGGGGCCGCGTGAGGTGGCTGACGCCTTCGCCCACGCCTGGACCCGGGGCACCGGGGCTCGCGCAGAGCTCACCTTCCGGCAGCGGATCTACCGGCTCGAGCGGGTCGAGCCAGTGCGCGGGGTCGAGGGGCGCGGCAGAAGCGCTGGAGAGGAGGACCGACCCCTCCTCGAGGAATGGATGGCGGCGTTCCTTCGCGAAGCGCTCCCCGCTAAGCGGACAGACGCGAGGACGACGCTGAACAGGTGGCTGAACCGGTCAGGAAGTGAGCTGCGCATCTGGGAGGCGGGGGGACAGCCGGTGGCGATGGCCGGGGCGGGCAGCCGAACACCCCACGGTGTTCGCATAAGCGCCGTTTACACCCCGCCCAGCCATCGCCGCAACGGCTACGCCAGCGCCCTCGTCGCCGAACTGAGCCAGCGGCAGCTCGACAGCGGCAGGAGCTTCTGCTTCCTCTTCACCGACCTCGCCAACCCCACCTCGAACCGCATCTACCAGGCGTTGGGCTACCGTCCGGACAGCGTCGCCCACGAGTACCGCTTCATACGGCGACGGCGGTCGTGGCCTAGCACCGGCGAGACTATGGCCGGGAAACCAGACGCGGGCCGCGCAGAAGGCTAA
- a CDS encoding ferritin-like domain-containing protein: MKLNSLEDLFKDQLMDMHSAEQQLTAALPKMAEKASAKEVREALERHLDITKKQLERLDQIGSNMGIDLKGKTCEAMKGLIKEGEHILKEGGSGEALDAAIIAAAQKIEHYEIASYGSVCTYAEELGHKDALKLLKQTLDEEEKTDQQLTKIAESGVNQRAMKA; encoded by the coding sequence ATGAAACTGAACAGCCTCGAAGACCTGTTCAAGGACCAGCTGATGGACATGCACAGCGCCGAGCAGCAGCTCACCGCAGCGCTGCCCAAGATGGCCGAGAAGGCTTCGGCCAAGGAGGTGAGGGAGGCCCTCGAGCGGCACCTCGACATCACCAAGAAGCAGCTGGAACGCCTCGACCAGATCGGCAGCAACATGGGGATCGACCTCAAGGGGAAGACCTGCGAGGCGATGAAGGGCCTCATCAAGGAGGGCGAGCACATCCTCAAGGAGGGCGGTTCGGGCGAGGCGCTCGACGCCGCGATAATCGCGGCCGCCCAGAAGATCGAGCACTACGAGATCGCCAGCTACGGATCCGTCTGCACGTACGCCGAGGAGCTCGGGCACAAGGATGCGCTGAAGCTGCTGAAGCAGACCCTCGACGAGGAGGAGAAGACGGATCAGCAGCTCACCAAGATCGCCGAGAGCGGGGTCAACCAGCGGGCGATGAAGGCCTGA
- a CDS encoding alginate O-acetyltransferase AlgF: protein MARAIGTSASFRTVEPLPGRHPSGPIAVLLAVKLAALLGALLLWPAAVKAQGGLYGPEAPRDVAYVRLINARPGGPVGPVVGGEEWQSVDFAEVSPYHRIAPGQHAVSAAGIESSFTARAESFTTLVLLENELVTIDDTPLRDISRGLLTLYNLTADHTLTLGTVDGSQVISDVEPLSAASRAISQAEVELVVSSNGKPIGKLDSRLYRRGEAHSVIVMPEGTQPRVIYARAAAER, encoded by the coding sequence ATGGCACGAGCGATCGGAACGAGCGCCTCGTTTCGGACAGTCGAACCCCTGCCTGGAAGGCACCCGAGCGGGCCGATCGCTGTGCTACTGGCTGTGAAGCTGGCGGCGCTACTGGGGGCGCTCCTGCTATGGCCAGCAGCGGTGAAGGCGCAGGGCGGACTATACGGACCGGAGGCGCCGCGCGATGTCGCCTACGTGAGGTTGATAAACGCCCGGCCTGGGGGGCCGGTGGGCCCCGTCGTCGGCGGCGAAGAGTGGCAGTCGGTCGACTTCGCCGAGGTTTCGCCCTACCATCGGATCGCACCTGGGCAGCACGCCGTCAGCGCGGCTGGGATCGAGTCGAGCTTCACCGCCCGAGCGGAGAGTTTCACCACCTTGGTCCTGCTCGAGAACGAGCTGGTGACGATCGACGACACTCCGCTCCGGGACATCTCGCGTGGACTGCTGACCCTCTACAACCTCACCGCCGATCACACCCTGACCCTCGGCACTGTCGACGGAAGCCAGGTCATCAGCGACGTCGAGCCGCTTTCGGCCGCCTCCAGAGCCATCAGCCAGGCCGAGGTCGAGCTGGTCGTCAGCTCGAACGGGAAGCCGATCGGCAAACTCGACAGCAGGCTCTACCGGCGTGGTGAGGCGCACTCCGTCATCGTCATGCCCGAAGGAACCCAACCACGGGTGATCTACGCCCGAGCGGCCGCGGAACGCTGA
- a CDS encoding MBOAT family O-acyltransferase, producing MVFTSSVFLFLFLPIFLAVYHLLPSNRRTLWILIASYLFYGWWRIDFLVLFIATTAFTYLVGRGLVAGPKRGRYQGLLLTLGVAGNLATLAYFKYFNFGVESLDSLLVTLGGSPLLAWQVILPIGISFYVFQSVSYLVDIHRGDASGSTRFVDMAAYIALFPQLIAGPIVRFKELAPQLESPVASFSDFSQGSLRFMIGFCKKVLVADMVAPLADAVFSLSQPTAAEAALGALAFAVQLFFDFSGYSDMAIGLARMMGLRLLENFAMPYRSRTITEFWQRWHISLSRWLRDYLYIPLGGNRRGRRRTYVNLMLVMLLGGLWHGAAWTFVLWGAWHGLLLVGERLLRENGRGPRLPRRVAVARTFLFVALGWITFRADGIAGATAMYSGLLGVHGMGISPQLAWQLPSSAVVALAAGCLLIWLPAPAPPPRDSLPAPLPAPAARVATAVIVPVFLLGVLRMVADSFSPFLYFRF from the coding sequence ATGGTCTTCACCAGCAGCGTCTTCCTCTTCCTCTTCCTGCCGATATTCCTGGCGGTCTACCACCTGCTGCCCAGCAACCGCCGGACCCTCTGGATACTCATCGCCTCCTACCTCTTCTACGGCTGGTGGCGGATCGACTTCCTCGTTCTCTTCATCGCCACCACCGCCTTCACCTATCTGGTGGGCCGTGGCCTGGTAGCCGGCCCTAAGCGGGGGCGTTATCAGGGGCTGCTCCTCACCCTGGGCGTTGCAGGCAACCTCGCCACGCTCGCCTACTTCAAGTACTTCAACTTCGGTGTGGAGAGCCTCGATTCACTGCTGGTTACGCTGGGGGGCAGCCCCCTCTTAGCCTGGCAGGTGATCCTGCCCATAGGCATCTCCTTCTACGTCTTCCAGAGCGTCAGCTACCTGGTGGACATCCATCGCGGCGACGCCAGCGGCAGCACCCGCTTCGTGGACATGGCCGCCTACATAGCTCTGTTCCCACAACTAATCGCCGGACCCATCGTCCGCTTCAAGGAGCTGGCGCCGCAACTCGAGAGCCCGGTGGCGAGCTTCTCCGACTTCAGCCAGGGCTCGCTGCGCTTCATGATCGGCTTCTGCAAGAAGGTGCTCGTGGCCGACATGGTCGCGCCGCTGGCCGATGCCGTCTTCTCCCTCTCGCAGCCGACCGCGGCCGAGGCCGCCCTGGGAGCGTTGGCGTTCGCGGTTCAGCTGTTCTTCGACTTCTCGGGCTACAGCGACATGGCGATCGGCCTGGCGCGGATGATGGGACTGCGCCTGCTGGAGAACTTCGCCATGCCCTATCGCAGCCGCACCATCACCGAGTTCTGGCAACGCTGGCACATCTCGCTCTCGCGCTGGCTGCGCGACTACCTCTACATCCCCCTCGGCGGCAACCGGCGGGGCCGGCGGCGCACCTACGTCAACCTGATGCTGGTGATGCTCCTGGGCGGTCTCTGGCACGGGGCCGCCTGGACCTTCGTCCTCTGGGGCGCCTGGCATGGCCTGCTCCTGGTGGGCGAGAGGTTGCTGCGGGAGAACGGCCGGGGGCCGCGGCTGCCCCGCCGGGTGGCGGTCGCGCGCACCTTCCTCTTCGTCGCACTAGGCTGGATCACCTTCCGTGCCGACGGCATAGCCGGCGCCACCGCGATGTACTCGGGTCTTCTCGGCGTCCATGGCATGGGCATCAGCCCGCAGCTCGCCTGGCAGCTGCCCTCCAGTGCGGTCGTCGCCCTCGCTGCAGGTTGCCTGCTCATCTGGCTGCCGGCCCCGGCCCCCCCGCCCCGGGACTCGTTGCCGGCGCCGCTTCCTGCTCCGGCGGCACGCGTTGCCACCGCCGTCATCGTGCCGGTGTTCCTGCTGGGCGTCTTGCGGATGGTCGCCGATTCGTTCTCGCCCTTCCTCTACTTCAGGTTCTGA